A window of the Butyricimonas virosa genome harbors these coding sequences:
- a CDS encoding DMT family transporter: METTQKPKEIIGHLMVLSTIVIYSFNTNFMKILMPEWIGPHGLVLIRCTVMAFGFWIISLFIPANKQQAKPKRKDILMMMLGGLLGIGGNLLLYINGLNITGPVDAFVIRTVQPIIVIALAVLILHADFNRYKAIGIILGLAGTLYVSITPHTGVVKDSFTGDVLIFVASVFNALYLILIKPYTQKFNSIIVMRWMSLAAFILVLPFGLHQALKAPLFTSEAPVHIWLELGFVLILATMIAYFLNLKALLYISPFVESVYIYLLPITGAIVSISLGLQKFSWHDPIALVLIIAGFALINKKKKVKVVINKS, translated from the coding sequence ATGGAAACAACTCAAAAGCCAAAAGAGATCATCGGGCATCTCATGGTCTTGTCAACAATTGTCATATATAGCTTTAACACGAATTTCATGAAGATCCTCATGCCGGAATGGATCGGTCCTCATGGCCTCGTGTTAATTCGTTGCACGGTCATGGCTTTCGGTTTCTGGATCATCTCCCTCTTCATCCCGGCAAATAAACAACAGGCAAAACCCAAAAGAAAAGACATCCTCATGATGATGTTGGGTGGTCTGCTCGGTATCGGGGGTAACTTACTGTTATACATCAACGGCTTGAACATCACTGGTCCCGTGGATGCTTTTGTTATCCGTACCGTGCAACCTATTATCGTAATTGCACTCGCCGTACTGATTCTTCACGCAGACTTCAATCGCTACAAAGCCATCGGTATCATTTTGGGGCTTGCGGGAACTCTTTACGTTTCAATCACCCCGCACACCGGAGTGGTGAAAGACTCATTCACGGGAGATGTCCTGATCTTCGTTGCCTCGGTTTTCAACGCACTCTATCTCATATTAATCAAACCCTACACCCAGAAATTCAATTCGATTATAGTGATGCGCTGGATGAGCTTGGCAGCCTTTATCCTCGTACTTCCTTTCGGCTTGCATCAAGCCCTCAAAGCCCCGCTATTCACGTCAGAGGCCCCCGTACATATTTGGTTGGAACTCGGCTTCGTGCTTATTTTAGCCACGATGATAGCCTATTTCCTAAACTTGAAAGCCCTGCTATACATCTCACCCTTCGTGGAAAGCGTGTATATTTACCTCCTCCCCATCACTGGAGCTATCGTGTCAATATCGCTCGGCCTCCAGAAATTCTCATGGCACGACCCTATCGCCCTGGTATTAATCATTGCAGGATTCGCATTGATAAACAAAAAGAAAAAAGTGAAAGTTGTTATAAACAAATCTTGA
- a CDS encoding sensor histidine kinase — MKYYIIIAILICVILFILYKYIQAKQIISDKKGEIKTSEALFNFILQHIKSYILVIDRNFIVEKTNYYAITDTEDSGQPKRVGELLNCVNSLNKGCGNGELCKACPIRQAITETFKTKKSFSNLETTVSLRLSDKKTFKCNVAVSGSYMNIHNRPEMLITIHDITELKQAQIRLQDALAKTERIEKSKFTFLEKLSNEINDQLNCILGWTNLVSTDKTLTPNQQNEYMNLIYEHSDQLSHLSNDVLRLARIDTHKIDLQMTTFYLHEFCQDIILLRMNNTHPNVELYLEGDTPNLLVYTDQQKLYQVILNLLSNAQKFTNKGHIKLAYSVDKEQNMINFIVEDTGLGMPPKIHTYLFERFYKANAFTDGPGLGLSICKAYIEAMGGTIQFTSSEGRGTRFHFSIRKEPIPAGDVALDVYK; from the coding sequence ATGAAATATTACATCATTATCGCAATACTAATATGTGTTATCCTGTTTATTTTATACAAGTATATACAGGCGAAACAAATTATTAGCGACAAAAAAGGAGAAATCAAAACTTCTGAGGCACTATTCAATTTTATTTTACAACACATAAAGTCCTACATCCTTGTTATCGACAGGAACTTTATCGTGGAGAAAACGAACTATTACGCAATTACAGACACCGAGGACTCCGGACAACCTAAAAGAGTCGGGGAACTACTCAATTGTGTCAATTCCCTGAATAAAGGTTGCGGCAACGGAGAACTTTGCAAGGCTTGTCCCATCAGACAGGCTATAACGGAAACATTTAAAACGAAAAAGAGCTTTTCTAACTTGGAAACTACAGTAAGCCTGCGTCTATCAGACAAGAAAACCTTCAAATGTAATGTTGCCGTTTCCGGTTCATACATGAACATTCACAACCGTCCGGAAATGTTAATTACCATTCATGACATCACGGAACTCAAACAGGCTCAAATTCGCTTACAAGATGCTTTAGCCAAAACAGAACGGATTGAAAAGTCAAAATTCACATTTCTCGAAAAACTGAGTAATGAAATTAACGACCAGTTAAACTGCATCTTAGGCTGGACCAACCTGGTAAGCACGGATAAAACGTTGACACCTAACCAGCAAAACGAGTACATGAATCTTATATACGAACACTCCGACCAACTCTCGCATCTGTCAAACGACGTGTTACGGCTGGCCCGGATCGACACGCACAAGATCGATTTACAGATGACAACCTTCTACCTGCACGAGTTTTGTCAGGATATTATCCTTCTTCGAATGAACAACACCCACCCGAACGTGGAATTGTATTTGGAAGGAGACACCCCGAATCTCTTGGTGTACACGGATCAACAAAAATTATATCAGGTAATACTCAATCTCCTGTCCAACGCCCAGAAATTCACGAACAAAGGACACATCAAACTCGCTTATTCCGTGGATAAAGAACAAAATATGATAAACTTCATCGTGGAAGACACGGGCTTAGGAATGCCACCCAAAATACACACGTATCTCTTCGAGAGATTTTACAAGGCAAACGCCTTTACCGACGGCCCCGGACTGGGCCTGTCTATTTGTAAGGCATACATTGAGGCGATGGGCGGAACCATTCAATTTACCTCTTCTGAAGGACGTGGAACTCGTTTCCATTTCTCTATAAGAAAAGAACCGATCCCGGCAGGTGATGTCGCGCTGGATGTGTACAAGTAA
- a CDS encoding MFS transporter — MKIQTGHGMITLTALLAIYSISMVTSLPGLAISPILGDLKNIFKDASDLELQMLESLPSFIIVPFILLAGRLSLKINKKRILIIGLSIFFGCSVIYPFSNSLWLLLVVSTLLGVGAGMIIPFSTGLIADNFTKRYRTRQLGIASSITNITLVLATFLAGVLANINWHYAFLVYCLSGISLLFAFKLNSAPPATPQRAKPTNDIPISTNHNWPVALMFLYYFITFIVLTVPFNLSIYMETLKFKDPDISGTYISVFFLAMTIPGLFINNIIGWLRSYTNVYSSAAIALGFVLFLVKGGPVLLTIGVILIGLGYGCMQPIIYDKTSTSTAESHATFALALVMAMNYMAIITYPFILEILQGIFSTDASYFPFLFSTILAGIFAVFTYFKRNTSTLGIQIQR, encoded by the coding sequence ATGAAAATACAAACTGGCCATGGCATGATCACGCTCACGGCACTCCTTGCCATCTATTCCATATCGATGGTAACTTCATTACCCGGCTTGGCCATCTCGCCGATTCTCGGTGATCTCAAGAACATTTTCAAGGATGCCAGCGATTTGGAGCTACAAATGCTCGAATCGCTGCCGTCGTTTATTATTGTCCCGTTCATCCTACTGGCAGGACGATTATCTTTAAAGATTAACAAAAAAAGAATTCTTATTATCGGGTTATCAATATTCTTCGGGTGTAGCGTGATTTACCCTTTCAGTAATTCCCTGTGGCTGCTACTGGTAGTCAGCACCCTTTTGGGCGTCGGGGCCGGGATGATCATCCCGTTCTCCACGGGACTTATCGCTGACAACTTCACGAAACGTTACAGGACCCGCCAACTGGGAATCGCCTCGTCGATCACCAATATCACACTGGTTCTCGCCACCTTTCTTGCTGGCGTTCTCGCCAACATCAACTGGCATTACGCATTCCTCGTGTACTGCCTGTCGGGGATCTCGCTGTTGTTCGCTTTTAAACTGAACTCTGCCCCTCCGGCAACACCTCAAAGAGCCAAACCTACAAACGATATCCCCATATCGACAAACCACAACTGGCCGGTAGCACTCATGTTTCTCTATTACTTTATCACGTTTATCGTGCTGACAGTCCCTTTTAACCTATCGATCTACATGGAAACGTTGAAATTCAAGGACCCGGACATTTCCGGCACGTATATTTCCGTCTTTTTCCTCGCCATGACAATCCCCGGACTTTTTATCAACAACATCATCGGGTGGTTGCGCAGTTACACGAACGTGTATTCCTCCGCGGCCATCGCCCTCGGTTTCGTGCTTTTCCTCGTGAAAGGTGGGCCAGTACTGCTAACCATCGGTGTTATTCTTATCGGGTTGGGGTATGGGTGTATGCAACCCATCATATACGACAAAACATCCACGAGTACGGCCGAATCGCACGCAACATTCGCACTGGCACTGGTGATGGCCATGAATTACATGGCAATTATCACCTACCCTTTTATTCTCGAAATTTTACAGGGAATATTCTCCACGGATGCCTCCTATTTCCCGTTTTTATTTAGCACGATACTGGCCGGGATATTTGCCGTGTTCACTTATTTTAAACGAAATACGAGTACTTTGGGGATACAAATTCAACGTTAA
- the glsA gene encoding glutaminase A, protein MKKTITSNDLKNLVNEAHAQVKDLKGGKNANYIPFLDKIDSNLFGISVCLPSGEVIEAGDTNYVFGIESVSKVYTAILVLRQYGAQAVLDKIGADATGLPFNSIMAILLENDHPSTPLVNAGAISADSMVKPVGNSEAKWKAITDNMRELSGSDLKLLDELYKSESETNFNNRSIAWLLKNFNRIYDDPNMSLDLYTRQCSMGVTAKQLSIAACTIANNGLNPVTKQQVFDPSLSPKITSLIATVGFYEHTGDWLYTSGVPAKSGVGGGVLGVVPGLFGIAAFAPPLDEAGNSVKAQAAIKYIAQKLNVNVFGGDHVEVIN, encoded by the coding sequence ATGAAAAAAACAATTACAAGCAATGACCTCAAGAATCTAGTGAACGAGGCTCATGCACAAGTGAAGGATTTGAAGGGTGGGAAAAACGCAAATTATATTCCATTCCTGGACAAAATTGATTCTAATTTATTTGGCATATCCGTTTGTCTCCCGTCGGGAGAAGTTATCGAGGCCGGAGATACGAATTACGTTTTCGGCATCGAATCCGTTTCCAAGGTGTACACCGCAATTCTAGTCTTACGCCAGTACGGGGCGCAAGCCGTATTAGACAAGATCGGGGCGGATGCCACGGGGTTGCCGTTTAACTCGATCATGGCAATACTACTGGAAAACGATCACCCGAGTACCCCGCTCGTGAACGCCGGGGCCATCAGTGCCGACAGTATGGTGAAACCCGTGGGTAACAGCGAGGCCAAATGGAAGGCTATCACCGACAACATGCGGGAATTAAGCGGCAGCGATCTGAAGTTACTGGATGAACTCTATAAATCAGAATCCGAAACGAACTTCAATAACCGTTCTATCGCATGGTTATTAAAGAATTTCAACCGGATTTACGACGACCCAAATATGTCGCTGGACCTGTACACCCGGCAATGCTCGATGGGGGTGACTGCAAAACAATTATCCATCGCCGCTTGCACGATTGCCAATAACGGTTTGAATCCCGTGACAAAACAACAGGTATTCGACCCGTCGTTATCTCCTAAAATCACATCTCTGATCGCTACTGTAGGATTCTACGAACACACGGGAGACTGGTTGTACACCAGTGGCGTTCCCGCTAAATCGGGAGTTGGTGGCGGAGTACTCGGGGTTGTTCCCGGCCTGTTCGGTATCGCCGCTTTCGCTCCCCCACTGGACGAGGCAGGAAACTCGGTGAAAGCACAGGCTGCCATCAAGTATATCGCACAGAAATTAAACGTGAATGTCTTCGGGGGAGATCACGTGGAAGTAATCAATTAG
- a CDS encoding THUMP-like domain-containing protein — MPLNPEISRFIREHLDDNPDQLLWKKNEYPDDRVVVAVEQIQARENIKEKLPLWYACRDIFYPSKLSTEQCSSETTAPYKARLTTGNSLCDLTGGLGVDTYFFSRQVDKVTYVERDKSYCEAACFNFLALGATNIEVIHADATTVANQVIADTYYIDPARRTTDNKRVFALTDYAPNVLEIKETLLRQGQRLIIKISPMADLSAVLQLLPETTDVHVVSVRNECKELLFVLGKKRTSQAVNIHTVNFATDTEQYFSFLLEEEKDAQPRYTSHIGSYLYEPNSSVLKSGAFKLVANRYGLEKLHLHSHLYTSDHLVEDFPGRAFQVKEILDFSSKLLKQISRTIPKANITTRNFKLSVNELRTRSKIKDGGTTYLFATTLNDGRAVIVRTEK, encoded by the coding sequence ATGCCATTAAATCCCGAAATATCCCGTTTCATCCGGGAGCATCTGGACGACAACCCGGATCAATTACTATGGAAGAAAAACGAGTACCCGGATGATCGTGTCGTGGTGGCCGTGGAACAAATTCAAGCCCGGGAGAATATCAAAGAAAAACTTCCCCTGTGGTATGCCTGCCGGGACATCTTCTACCCGTCCAAGTTATCCACCGAACAATGCTCATCCGAGACAACAGCTCCCTACAAGGCTCGGCTCACCACGGGTAACTCCCTCTGCGACCTCACGGGTGGCTTGGGCGTCGACACGTACTTCTTTTCCCGGCAAGTCGATAAAGTGACATACGTGGAGCGTGATAAATCGTACTGCGAAGCTGCTTGTTTCAATTTCCTAGCGCTGGGAGCAACCAACATTGAGGTTATTCACGCTGACGCAACAACCGTGGCCAACCAAGTTATTGCCGACACGTACTACATCGATCCCGCCCGCCGGACAACCGATAACAAGCGGGTGTTCGCCCTGACCGACTATGCTCCGAACGTACTGGAAATCAAGGAAACTCTTTTGCGACAAGGTCAACGCCTGATCATCAAAATCTCCCCCATGGCCGACCTTTCCGCAGTCCTGCAACTCCTACCCGAAACCACCGACGTGCATGTGGTTTCCGTCCGCAACGAATGCAAGGAACTTTTATTCGTGCTGGGTAAAAAACGGACAAGTCAAGCGGTGAACATTCACACCGTGAATTTTGCTACCGACACGGAGCAATACTTTTCCTTCCTCTTGGAAGAAGAAAAGGACGCACAACCTCGCTACACGAGTCATATCGGCTCCTACCTTTACGAACCGAACAGTTCCGTCCTCAAAAGTGGGGCCTTTAAACTCGTTGCCAACCGTTACGGACTGGAGAAACTCCACCTTCACAGTCATCTCTACACCTCAGATCATCTTGTTGAAGACTTTCCCGGTCGTGCATTTCAAGTCAAAGAAATACTAGACTTTTCAAGCAAACTGCTAAAACAGATTTCCCGCACTATCCCCAAAGCAAACATCACCACCCGCAACTTTAAACTATCTGTCAACGAACTCCGTACCCGAAGTAAGATAAAAGACGGCGGCACCACCTATCTTTTTGCCACCACCCTCAATGACGGGCGAGCCGTGATCGTGAGGACAGAAAAATGA
- the gadC gene encoding putative glutamine/gamma-aminobutyrate antiporter GadC → MTTNSNTKGTAMKLGVITLAIMNVAAVVSLRGLPAEAVYGLSSAFYYLFAAIVFLVPTALVAAELAAMFAQKEGGVFRWVGEAYGKRFGFLAIFLQWIESTIWYPTVLTFGAVSIAYIGLNTSEDALLASNKIFTLVTVLAIYWVATFISLKGLGWVGKVSKIGAMVGTIIPAGLLIIFGIIYISTGGHNNMDMSQGFFPDLTKFDNLVLASGIFLFYAGMEMMGIHVMDVKEPASKNYPKAIFIGAGITVVIFVLGTFALGLIIPAKDINLTQSLLVGFDGYLKYLHISWASPVIAIALMFGVLAGVLTWVAGPSKGIFTVGKAGYLPPFFQKTNKIGVQKNILFVQGGVVTILALLFVVMPSVQSFYQILSQLTVLLYLIMYLLMFSGAIVLRYKMKKANRPFAIGRKSNVGIWIIAGLGFCGALLAFVLSFIPPSQINVGSNTVWFAVLIIGCIVVVATPFIIYSLRKPSWKDPKAEIAPFHWEEQPVAPTTSATSTSPATPDAKK, encoded by the coding sequence ATGACAACAAATTCAAACACAAAAGGGACCGCGATGAAACTCGGCGTGATAACCCTCGCGATTATGAACGTCGCGGCGGTTGTGAGTCTTCGTGGCCTACCGGCAGAAGCCGTTTATGGGTTGAGTTCTGCATTCTACTATTTATTCGCGGCCATTGTATTCCTGGTTCCCACGGCTCTTGTGGCAGCCGAATTAGCCGCCATGTTCGCCCAGAAAGAGGGTGGAGTTTTCCGCTGGGTAGGTGAGGCGTACGGAAAACGTTTCGGTTTCCTAGCAATATTCCTGCAATGGATCGAGAGTACGATCTGGTACCCGACGGTCCTGACATTCGGGGCCGTGTCCATCGCGTACATCGGCTTGAACACCTCCGAAGATGCCCTGCTGGCATCCAACAAAATCTTCACGCTGGTTACCGTGCTGGCTATTTACTGGGTTGCAACCTTTATCTCGCTGAAAGGACTAGGATGGGTAGGTAAAGTTTCCAAGATCGGGGCCATGGTCGGGACGATTATTCCCGCCGGGCTTCTGATCATTTTCGGTATCATTTACATTTCCACGGGTGGGCATAATAACATGGACATGAGCCAAGGTTTCTTCCCCGACTTAACCAAGTTTGACAACCTCGTGCTAGCCTCAGGAATCTTCCTCTTCTACGCCGGAATGGAGATGATGGGTATTCACGTGATGGACGTGAAGGAACCCGCATCGAAGAACTACCCGAAAGCGATCTTTATCGGTGCCGGGATTACCGTGGTTATCTTCGTGCTGGGTACGTTCGCTCTGGGGTTGATTATTCCCGCAAAAGACATTAATCTGACACAAAGTTTGCTTGTCGGGTTCGATGGGTATCTCAAATACCTGCATATCAGCTGGGCATCCCCGGTAATAGCTATCGCCTTGATGTTCGGTGTGCTTGCCGGAGTGCTTACTTGGGTTGCGGGTCCGTCAAAAGGTATTTTCACCGTAGGTAAAGCCGGTTACCTCCCTCCTTTCTTCCAAAAAACCAACAAGATCGGGGTTCAAAAAAACATCCTGTTCGTACAAGGAGGAGTTGTTACAATCTTGGCATTGTTATTCGTGGTCATGCCTTCCGTGCAGTCGTTCTACCAAATCTTGTCACAGTTGACCGTCTTGTTGTACCTGATTATGTACCTGTTGATGTTCTCCGGAGCAATCGTGTTGCGCTACAAGATGAAGAAAGCAAATCGACCGTTCGCTATCGGCCGGAAAAGTAACGTCGGGATATGGATCATCGCCGGATTGGGATTCTGCGGGGCTTTGCTGGCTTTCGTGTTGAGTTTCATACCGCCTTCACAGATCAACGTGGGTAGTAACACCGTTTGGTTTGCCGTGTTAATCATCGGGTGTATCGTGGTTGTTGCCACGCCGTTTATCATCTATTCCTTGCGTAAACCGTCATGGAAAGACCCGAAAGCTGAAATCGCACCGTTCCACTGGGAAGAACAACCAGTTGCCCCGACCACTTCAGCGACTTCAACTAGCCCGGCCACTCCGGATGCAAAAAAATAA
- a CDS encoding trypsin-like peptidase domain-containing protein yields MEQNIFNTVYKVNHAGGSGSCFYLKNYDLFVTNYHVVDGFREVALQDNDKNRFYARVVLVNPAKDIAFLKAEGDFSALPEIALSALDSVSIGQKINVAGYPFGMPFTVTEGTVSSPRQLINDSYYIQTDAAVNPGNSGGPMFNDQDELVAITASKITDADNMGFGIPVTALRELLEQIGDLDTSVYNVQCNSCDEFISDEEEYCPSCGDKLPSNVFQERSLTDLAVFCEEAIQAMGINPVLARVGYESWVFHKGSSEIRMFVYQRSYLFCTSPINVLPKKNLEPVLTYLLNAEVKPYQLGLDGNQIYLSYRIHISDIFSDFADEVQKNITNMAFKADELDNYLMDTFECELSEYAKKDA; encoded by the coding sequence ATGGAACAGAATATTTTTAATACTGTATATAAGGTCAATCATGCCGGAGGGTCAGGCAGTTGTTTTTACTTGAAAAATTATGACCTGTTCGTGACGAATTACCACGTGGTGGACGGTTTCCGCGAGGTTGCCCTGCAAGATAACGACAAAAATCGTTTTTACGCTAGAGTTGTGTTGGTGAACCCGGCAAAGGATATAGCCTTTTTAAAGGCCGAGGGGGATTTCTCTGCTCTACCGGAAATCGCTTTATCTGCGTTAGATAGCGTGTCTATCGGGCAGAAGATCAACGTGGCAGGTTACCCGTTCGGGATGCCGTTCACGGTAACCGAGGGAACCGTGTCGTCCCCAAGGCAGTTGATTAACGATAGTTATTATATCCAGACGGATGCCGCTGTGAATCCGGGAAACAGCGGGGGACCGATGTTCAACGATCAGGATGAACTGGTAGCAATCACGGCTAGCAAGATCACGGATGCGGATAATATGGGATTCGGTATTCCGGTGACGGCTTTACGTGAGTTATTGGAACAGATCGGTGATCTGGATACAAGTGTATATAACGTGCAATGTAACAGTTGTGACGAGTTTATTTCCGATGAAGAGGAATATTGCCCGTCATGCGGGGATAAGTTGCCGTCGAATGTTTTCCAAGAACGTTCATTGACCGACTTGGCTGTTTTCTGCGAGGAAGCTATTCAGGCTATGGGAATTAATCCCGTGTTAGCCCGTGTCGGTTACGAGAGTTGGGTGTTCCACAAAGGAAGTTCTGAGATTCGTATGTTCGTGTACCAGCGTTCTTACCTATTCTGTACTTCACCGATCAACGTGTTACCGAAGAAGAATCTCGAACCCGTGTTGACGTACTTGTTGAATGCAGAGGTGAAACCTTATCAATTGGGATTGGACGGCAACCAGATTTATCTGTCTTACCGGATTCATATCTCCGATATCTTCTCTGATTTTGCAGACGAGGTACAGAAAAATATCACGAATATGGCGTTTAAGGCAGATGAGCTGGATAATTACCTGATGGATACTTTCGAGTGTGAATTGTCCGAGTATGCCAAGAAAGACGCTTGA
- a CDS encoding nitroreductase family protein, giving the protein MDGKLSINTETCIKCGKCARVCPSQIITQETKGSAVKVQNVENCIVCGHCVAVCPTNSVLHSEFPPEKVHAFKYSDYPTPEQMMLVCKARRSNRAFSTRPIPREMLEQIIEAAHRAPTASNMQQVYFTLVTDPKQLDAISRFTLDVFNSAAKKLKNPILKPILKRIMPDAYRYLPVFDRLKREYANGHDMILRGATAALFIHTPKNSRFGSADANLAYQNGSLMAECLGVNQFYMGFVCTAIHQENKGTLANTLGINGTIHAAMALGMPEFRFSNYIDKKDTIETDL; this is encoded by the coding sequence ATGGATGGAAAATTAAGTATCAACACGGAAACCTGCATAAAATGCGGAAAGTGCGCACGAGTATGCCCTTCACAGATCATCACACAGGAAACAAAAGGCTCCGCGGTAAAAGTACAAAACGTAGAAAACTGCATCGTGTGCGGGCATTGCGTGGCAGTATGTCCTACAAACTCGGTACTTCATTCCGAATTCCCGCCTGAAAAGGTACACGCATTCAAATACAGTGACTACCCCACCCCCGAACAAATGATGCTCGTGTGTAAAGCCCGCCGTTCAAACAGGGCATTTTCAACCCGACCGATTCCAAGAGAGATGCTAGAACAAATCATCGAGGCCGCCCATCGTGCCCCAACGGCAAGTAATATGCAACAAGTATACTTCACGCTGGTAACCGATCCCAAACAACTGGACGCAATCAGTCGTTTCACGCTAGACGTATTTAACTCGGCTGCCAAGAAATTGAAAAACCCGATACTAAAACCTATCTTGAAACGAATTATGCCGGATGCCTACCGTTACTTGCCCGTGTTCGACCGTCTGAAACGGGAGTATGCCAACGGACACGACATGATTCTGCGGGGAGCCACAGCCGCCCTGTTTATCCACACGCCAAAAAACAGTCGTTTCGGAAGTGCAGATGCGAATCTGGCTTACCAGAACGGGTCACTCATGGCGGAATGCCTCGGAGTAAACCAATTCTACATGGGATTCGTCTGCACCGCCATCCACCAGGAAAACAAGGGGACTCTCGCTAATACGCTGGGCATAAACGGCACGATTCATGCCGCCATGGCCCTCGGAATGCCAGAATTCCGTTTCTCCAATTACATTGACAAAAAAGACACGATAGAAACAGACCTGTAA
- a CDS encoding GNAT family N-acetyltransferase, translated as MTGGINILHTFVPKPLQNKGYGAKLVKETLDYARENHLKVIITCPFARIYMARHKEYEDLL; from the coding sequence TTGACGGGGGGGATCAACATTTTACACACATTCGTTCCCAAACCTTTGCAAAATAAAGGCTACGGGGCTAAACTTGTGAAAGAAACGTTGGATTATGCACGGGAAAATCACTTGAAGGTCATCATAACCTGTCCTTTTGCCCGCATATACATGGCCCGTCATAAAGAATACGAAGATCTACTTTAA
- a CDS encoding ion transporter, with translation MKRSKVFEQILNGLVLLGSLAIIIVASIELLDGNNALSETFILKFHLWVCGLFLADFFVRWYTDGWTGRFFNHNLFFLLVSIPYLNIVYGLSTTISHSTWLILRLIPLARGIYGVSLIVGWMTRSRITNLFATYLTILFTTIYFCSIVFYYMEHDVNPPVKTYWDAFDWALMNVTTVGSNIFGVTKIGQILAVILAAAGMIFFPIFTAYVTTIFQNKRQSSKKAES, from the coding sequence ATGAAAAGAAGTAAAGTTTTCGAGCAAATACTCAACGGGCTTGTATTATTGGGTAGTTTAGCGATTATCATTGTTGCCTCTATCGAGTTGCTGGATGGGAATAACGCACTCAGCGAGACTTTCATATTGAAATTCCATCTTTGGGTGTGCGGGCTTTTCCTGGCTGACTTTTTCGTGCGCTGGTACACGGATGGATGGACCGGGCGTTTTTTTAATCATAACCTCTTTTTCCTGCTGGTCTCGATTCCTTACCTTAACATCGTGTACGGTTTGTCAACCACTATATCCCATTCCACGTGGCTAATCCTGCGGTTAATCCCGCTGGCACGGGGTATTTACGGGGTATCACTTATTGTGGGCTGGATGACACGTAGCCGGATCACAAACTTATTCGCCACCTACCTGACGATTCTTTTCACGACGATCTATTTTTGCAGCATCGTTTTCTACTACATGGAACACGATGTCAACCCACCCGTGAAAACATACTGGGACGCTTTCGACTGGGCGCTGATGAACGTCACCACGGTCGGGTCGAATATTTTCGGGGTCACGAAGATCGGGCAAATCCTTGCCGTCATTCTCGCCGCCGCGGGTATGATTTTCTTCCCGATATTCACGGCTTACGTCACGACGATATTCCAAAATAAACGGCAAAGTAGCAAAAAAGCAGAGTCGTAA
- a CDS encoding YoaP domain-containing protein yields the protein MARSHRAPLTTYSVFVDGKFYTREVLTPAKLQKLLAEQ from the coding sequence ATGGCACGAAGTCATCGGGCGCCGCTTACCACGTATAGCGTGTTCGTGGATGGGAAATTTTATACCCGTGAAGTTCTTACTCCGGCAAAGTTGCAGAAACTATTGGCAGAGCAGTAA
- a CDS encoding sugar O-acetyltransferase — protein MKTEKEKMLGGELYNAMDPVLYAERIRAKELLYDYNHTRPSEKEIRERILRELLGGTGNDFLIEQPFNCDYGYNIRVGENFYANVGCTILDVAPVTIGDNVMLAPNVNIYTAGHPLDAEIRNSGLEYAYPVNIGNNVWIGGNVTIVPGVTIGANTVIGAGSVVTKDIPANVVAVGNPCQVVREIPK, from the coding sequence ATGAAGACAGAGAAAGAGAAGATGCTTGGCGGGGAGCTATATAATGCCATGGACCCCGTACTATATGCGGAGAGGATTCGGGCCAAAGAGTTGTTGTACGATTATAATCATACCCGGCCTTCCGAGAAAGAGATCAGGGAACGTATCTTGCGGGAATTATTAGGAGGTACTGGGAACGATTTTCTGATTGAACAGCCGTTTAATTGTGATTACGGGTATAATATCCGCGTCGGGGAGAATTTCTACGCGAACGTGGGGTGTACGATTCTCGATGTGGCTCCCGTGACGATTGGTGATAACGTGATGCTTGCTCCGAACGTGAACATATACACGGCAGGTCACCCCTTGGATGCAGAGATTCGTAATTCGGGGTTGGAATACGCTTATCCGGTAAATATCGGGAACAATGTCTGGATTGGGGGAAACGTGACGATTGTACCGGGAGTAACTATTGGTGCTAACACGGTGATCGGTGCGGGGAGTGTCGTGACAAAGGATATTCCGGCTAACGTGGTTGCCGTGGGAAATCCTTGTCAGGTTGTCCGGGAAATTCCGAAATAG